The sequence TGATCAGTCAACTTAGCTCCACCCCCATCACGACCACCTTTGCGACGTTCTACCAGAGCACTGTCGGTCATATTATTAATAGCTTCAACAGCATCCCAGGCGGTTTTATAGGTCATACCTAATGCTGTTGCTGCGGCGCGAATTGAGCCTGTCACATCAATCTGCTCCAACAACGCCATATGATCGTATTTACGACCACGACTGAATAAAGCGGAGGTGTTGTCTGTATGTTGCTCAGTCATCTGGTTTTTATTGTCTCTAAATATCGATAGTAAGTAACACTATATATCGGTATGGGCAACTCTACAATCTCAGCTTTAATAATGCTTTGTGTGATTTGTAATAGGTTCAGGAGAGAGAACTAAAAATGATGTGCTTATCTGCAATAGTACAGAGAATCATGATGGATACATCATCAGCTTTTTATCATTGAATGCTTCTGTATGTTGCTCAACAATTAAAACTATGGAATATTGACCTAATATCAATAGATTGCATTGCGATTTAAACATCAGTTCGTAAAGGATTTAAAGGAACATAGAAATGGAAAGTTCAAGATGAATATCGCTTATTCCCACAGAAATATTCATTTCCAAGATAATCAAAATATGGCTCTATTTTCACAGGCCATTTCATCTTTTTGGCTCTATTTCTCAAAAAAATTTAATCGCATTTTTATTAATAATCAAAGGATTGGAAGTATTAAGCCGGAATTATGAAGCGATTTTTTAATATTTATTGCGAAGCCACATGCTTCATAAAAGACACTCTTAGTAATACTCTTTAAAATTGAAGTTTTAAACCGGCGCTCTGATTGAGCGGGGTGCCAAATCGTAGTCACAAGGATGGTGGTCATTTCCAGTTTTACCGTCCTTATTCTTTTGCTAAAAATAGTTAGTCTGGAGTCGAGCAGCGACTACTTTATGGGCTGTCGCGCTTCTGGGCGTTAGTGCAAAGCGGCAGCACGGCGATTATCGCCGGGGTGCATAGCAGGCTTTAGTGGTTCAGCAGTTTCTAATGGCAATTCACTCTTTCTAGTGTTGTGCCAAGTATACTAACATGCAACTCAACGTCAGAAGCTAAAGCTGTTTGGGCCTCCGCCTAGTCACTTAATTTTATGCTTTAATAGCACAAAATCAATCAACAAAGCTCCGGCCCGTTAGCGGAGTGTTATGTTTGGTGAGGCTTAGAGTAATGAAATTAACCGGAAGTAAGATGGATAGTGACTTTCGTGAAAAGCTGTTACGCATCACGGGCTTAGTAAAATGAATCAAGTCAGGTTGGCATTAGCTCAGGCTGTGGCATGTAAAAAAATTACAAACAAAGGTGGCATCGCCCTTTGGTCTAGTAGTTCTTCAAATTCGTTGTTACCTGTTCACCCGCAGCCTGCGGTATCAATGATGATCACTTTTTAGAGAAGGTATCACCATCTTTGCAAAAGCTGGTTTCTGCATCATTGCTCCTTGACGGCTGAGGTGGTCTCCATCACGATAAATCGGAACACTTTCTTCGAAAAGAGGGCATGGGCCCGCACTGCAAAAATCCTTAAAAACAGGGACGTATGTCACATTATCAAGACTTTGTGCTAGCTTGATCAAAACAGGTTCATAGGAGTTACGGCGCTTCTGGACTTCCGATTCGGGAAGATATGCACTGAAGTCAGTTGTCTGTTGTTGCCAAAAAGCACTTCGTGCCAAATGTTGCAAGTCGAGTTGACTACCAGCAGGAACGTCATCCAGAACAATAAATCTATGCTTTGGATACTTCTTGAATAGCCGACCCAGAGCTCGCTCGAAGATCGGTATATTTTCTTTGGACGTAGATGCCTGGGATTTACTATCCTGATAAAGCCAGAACCTTCCCTTCCAATTTGTTCCCGTGGCATAGTCTGCCCAGGCGCCAGAGAGTATGATCGTGCGAATATCGGAATGTGCGGCAATAATTTTCTCCGCATGCTCGATACGTGCATCAACTTGCTTTCCAATCATCTCCCTACCAAGACCAAAGAAAAAGCCGGGAGAGGTATATTGTAAACCAGATAGGTTAACTTCCTCTGCAGCGGAGAACAGAGCAGGACTAAGAGCAAATGCATGGCTGTCCCCGATAAGAATGAAGGTTGGGGAAATATCCTTGTGCCCTTGAAAACAGGGGGCTGCGGTTATGGCAGATTTATAATTCGGGAAACAATCCTCCCTTGGAGTAGCAAAAGGAGTTGGATCGATAAGAGCAAGTATTTGTTTCGGTACGCGCTGTGGAAATCCCTGAGCTATGATGATCGCTATACAGATGGAAACCGCAACTCCCATCGCGCTCACGGTTCCCACTATACATCCCTTGGTAGTTGGCAGCAGTTTTTTGCGGCGGAATGGCTGTTCAACATAACGCCAACTGAGAGTTGCAAGAACGAAGGATACGACCACTGCGAGAATCCTGTTCAGCGGCTGATGATTAGCCAAGTCTCCATAGTTTAAAAAAACCATGACTGGCCAGTGCCAGAGGTAAAGTGAGTATGAAATCTTTCCAACGAAAACTAGAGGGGATGTGCTTAATAGCCGCACAGTAGCTAAACTCTGGTCCTGTGCACCAGTATGCAACAGCAATAATGTTGCGAGCACTGGAGCCAACGCGATGAAACCAGGAAAACCAGCACTCTCCTCCATGATGAACACCATAATAACTAGTGAAGTAAGAGCGACAACTGATAGAGTCTGTAAAACAGCGCGTTTTCGGGGAAACCAAGGAATGAAATGCAGTAGAGCACCGGCGATAAGTTCCCATGCACGCGTGTAAGGCATATAAAACCCCTTCGGTTGATAAGTAAAGGTGTAATAAATGCATAGTCCAAAAGAGATGGCACAACCCACTACCATCAAGATTTTCAACGTCTTCCATCCAACAAGACGACTAGCGATAATTAAGAAGATCGGCAAAACCAGATAAAACTGTTCCTCAATCGCTAACGACCAAGTATGCAGTAGAGGCATTAATGCTGCGGACTGGCTGAAATAGTCGATCGTATTGTAGAACCAGAAGTTAGATACCATCAGAACATTGGCAATAGCACTTTTTGCAAATGCCATAAAGTCATCGGGCAGCATAGAAAATGAGTAGATAAAAAACAGTATCGCAAGCATTGTGAACAGTGCTGGCATCAGTCGCCGAAAACGGCGCTCATAGAATCGCGCAAAGCTGAAAGTACCTGATTGGATCTCATCCATCACGATACGGGATAAAAGATACCCGGATATAACAAAGAAAATGTCTACCCCAATGAACCCACCGGGAAATGACAGCCCCGCATGATATAGAACAACAGGCATAACAGCGACGAATCGCAAGCCGTCGATATCAGGGCGGTATTGCAGCGACATGGATATGTGATTCCTTATTTTCTGGTCAATTCTGAAATATCTCGATACCAAATGTTTGGCCTGGATATTTCCCAACGAGATTTTCAACTCCTACAGTCGAATATTGGGCTCCCTTTGGGGCAGCCCTAATCTAGCAATTACGATCTGCTATAGCAACATTATTAAGATTAAGTGCACTGATAGGCATTTCAATGTCAGACGCATCATCACAGAACCCAGAATCAAGGGGGCAGACAACTTGATCTAAGTTCTGAAAATCAATAGTTTGAGAGTGTTTGATTTTCAGTGCTTCAGTTGAAAGTGATCTGCGTATTTTTTTGAACGGTGATGTTAAGCCGCTTAGCCATGCGGATAAGGTTTGAGCGATCCATCTGCAACTGTTTTGCCGCATGTGCCCAGTTACCATCGGCTTGTTGTAATGCTTGGGCGATGATTCTTTTTTGAAAGGCTTCGGTCGCTGATTTTAAACTCATATTGGGCAGGCTGTGAGCTGGGTTAGTATCCAGCTCAGATAAGTTGCCTACTGGTTTATCAGCTGTAATTTCAAGCAATTCTGATGTGAGTGACACTATGGCCTGATGAGGTGAACTGGCTTTCGCTCTTAACGCTGCTCGGCTGATCACATGCTCGAGTTCACGTACATTGCCTGGCCAGGAATAATTGAGCAGGCTGGAGTTGGCTTCTGACGTTAATCGAAGCTGGCGGATATTCAACTGACGGCTGATACGCTCTAGAAAATATCCGGCCAAAAGCAACACGTCTTCTCCACGATCTTTCAGACTAGGCAGATGAATGGGATACACCGCCAGACGATGATAAAGATCCGAACGGAATTGTTCATTCTCGACTTCTTTTTCCAGATTTCTATTAGTGGCAGCAATAATCCGTACATCCACATGTTCGACCTTATCTTGACCAACAGGTTGAATCTCGCCCGACTGCAATACCCGTAATAATTTGCTCTGTGTGCTGAGCGGTAACTCACCCACCTCATCCAGAAATAAGGTGCCGCCATTTGCTAGCTGAAACTTACCAGCACGTGCTTTATCTGCACCAGTAAAGGCGCCTTTGGTGTGTCCAAATAATTCACTTTCAACCAATGATTCTGGCAGGGAAGCACAGTTCAAATACACCAGTGGTGCCGTTTTACGATCTGAAATTTGATGTATTTTCCTGGCAACCAGCTCTTTGCCGACGCCGGTTTCCCCGGTAATCAGTACGGTGAAATTGGAGCCAGATACCAGTTCGATATTATTTTTCAGCGTTTGCATGACTGGGCTTTGCCCAATAATCTCTCCGCCGTCTTTTAATAAGGCTTCCTGGGTTAACTCTTTGACGACTTCTTGAGCATGATGGGCGCTGAGTTCTAGCTTCTTGAACTCCAAGGCTGTTTTTAAGGTAGCAGCGGATAAGGCCGTGATTAATTCCAGCGTTTTTAATTCAATATCATCAAAAGCATGCGGCTTAAAGCTATCTAAAGTGACAACACCAATAAGCTGATTATCTGAATACAGGGGGAAGCCCATACAGGAATGAATGGGTAAGTTACCTAACTGAGACACCAGCAAACCATCATAGGGATCGGGTAAATCACAGTCGTTAGCAAATAACAGTGGTTTGTTTGACTCACAGATATGTTGAAGTCGTGGGTGTTCTGCAAGTAAAAAGCGCCTGCCTAATACGTCTGACGATAATCCCTGCATGGCTAGCGGCGTCAGCATGCCATCACGAAAGCCGAGTAACACCACCGCGTCACAGGCAATGGCTTTTCGTATCGAGCCTAAAAGACGGTCAAACCGATCCCCAGTATTCAAACTGTTGGCTAAATCGAGGGCGACTTCCACTAAAAGGTGATGGCTGTTTAATGACATTGTGCTGTTCATTTTAATTAGGTTATAAAAACATGAGTAGGTCAATATGACTTAGTTTGGTGTGGGTCATAAAGACACGTTTGATAAATTATATCTGACTAAGTGATTGAATTATATAAGCAGGTTTATCTGGCATAGCTTCTGCAATGTGTGAGTAGCAATACATAAAACAGCACAGCGAGGACAACATGTTAGATACACAAACTATTCAAATCGTTAAAAGCACCATTCCCTTACTGGAAGGGGCGGGCACAGCCGTCACTGATCATTTTTATCAGCGTATGTTTACCGCCAATCCAGAGTTAAAAGATATCTTTAATCTGAGCAATCAAAAAAGCGGTCGTCAGCAATTTGCTTTGTTTAGCGCTGTGGCGTCTTATGCTAAATACATTGATAACCTGGGTGAGCTGGGCGAGTTGGTCGAGCGCATCGCACAGAAACACACCAGCTTTGATATTCAGCCTGAGCAATATCAGATAGTCGGTCATCATCTGATTGAAACCTTACGAGAGTTAGCACCGGATGAGTTCACCGACGATGTGGCTGAGGCCTGGATAAAAGCCTATCAGTTATTGGCAACGGTATTAATCGACCGTGAAAAAGCACTTTATCAAAGTAGCAGAGAAGAGCAGGGCGGTTGGACCGGGGCTAGAGCGTTTCGAGTCAAAGACAAAAACAAAGAGTCTGAGTTAGTGACCAGTTTTATTTTTGAACCGGTGGATGGACAGCCGATAAGACAGTATCAGCCGGGCCAGTATATTGCTGTCAGGGTGAAACCTGATAATGCCGAGCATGTTGAGATTCGCCAATATTCACTCTCAGATAAATATCATCCTGATCATTACCGCATTAGTGTGAAGCGTGAGCGTTCTCCTATAAAAGGTATGGTGTCTAATCATCTGCATGATGAGGTGGAAGTGGGGGACACAGTTGAATTAATGCCACCGGCGGGCGCTTTCTTTTTAACCCAACCCAGCAGACCGGTGATGTTGATTTCTGGCGGAGTTGGCTTAACGCCAATGATGTCTATGCTGGAGACATTAGTTAGTGATGAAGCTTATCAGCACGATATTTTCTTTTTACATACCTGCAAAAACGCTCAGCAACATTCATTTAAGCAGCGTTTGGCGGCGTTGAAAATGACGCGGCCTAATCTGCATGAGTTTTATTGGTATAGCGAAGAAACCCATGTGTCAGATGATATCAATTTAGGCTTGATGGATATCAACCTGCTCAGAGACAAAGTCGATTTCAATAATGTCGATGTGTATCTGTGCGGCCCACTGGAGTTTATGCGCTTTGTACGCTTGCAACTGCATGTGAATGGTGTGCCTTCTGAGCGTATTCATTTTGAAACATTCGGCCCACATGACGAGATTATTTAACCTCACCCAACAGCTGAGCCCGAAAGGGCTCGCTGTTTTATCTTTTGGTATCTGTTTATGCCTATAAAATCCTGCCGTGCGTTTTTTTCACAGCCTGTGTTCGATCTCGCTTTCAGGCCTTTATTTTTATTGGCTAGTCTGTTTGGCATCATCGCTCTGCTTTATTGGGGAGGTGTATGGAATGGTTGGGTAAATCCGAGTAATGCATTGCCGGCCACACTCTGGCATGGTCATGAAATGATGTTTGGTTTTGTCGGTGCGGTGTTGGTTGGCTTTTTATTAACGGCCGTCCAAACCTGGACAGGTTTACGCTCCATTTATGGTAAGCAATGTGCTTTATTAGTCGGTTGTTGGCTTGTAGGCCGTATTGCGATGTGGCCAGCAGTTAGCTTGCCATCCTGGTTAGTGCTATTGCTGGATAGCAGTTTTTTTATTTATGCAGCTATTTTCTTAGCCAAATTGATTTATCAAAAGAAACAAACGCGTAATTACTTTGCAGTCCTAGTGTTGCTGCTACTGATTTTTACTAATATTAATTTCCATCTATCCAATCAGTTGCAGCAGTTTGAAACGGCAAGCAACAGTCTTTATTCAGCCGTATTTCTGATTACGCTGATGATGGCAGTCATTGGTGGCCGTATTATTCCGATGTTTACGGCTAACACCACGCAGATTCCAGCCAGACCTCGTTGGATATGGCTGGACAGGACAGCGCTGTTTTCTGTCTGGTTAATTGTGGCGGTGTTTTTCCTGCAATTACAAACGTGGATACCGGCTGGTGTTCTGGCCGTAATGCTAGTGATATCAGCATGTCTCACTGCAATAAGGTGTGCTTGCTGGCGGTTTTTTACTACCTTATCTCACCCGTTATTATGGTCATTACACTTGAGTTACTGGTGTATTCCTCTTGGGTTTAGTCTGCTGGCCTATCATTATGCAGGTGGTGATATCAGCATGAATGATGCCCTACATACGTTAACGGTCGGCGGCATGGGCGGACTTATTTTAAGCATGATGTCACGAGTCTCACTCGGTCATACTGGCAGACCCATTATCGCGTCTTCAAAGATTAAAATCGCTTTCATCTGCGTGTTGATAGCCGGCTTAGTGAGAACACTGATGTTTACCATCTTTTCAGCCAGTTTATTGAGTCTATGGCTCAGTATTCTGCTATGGGTGTTGGCATACAGTATTTTTCTGTATCAATACACGCCCATTTTATTCGCCGAGAGAAAGGGGTGAGCTCGATAAAACCTGTTGCTATATGAGGATGATTTAAATAGGTATAATTTATGCCTATTTTGTATCCCGTGATTTTAATTTATGAAGCATGCTTTAAAACGACTTATGCTATGGCTGGGGATTGAGAAAAACAGAACCAGCCATAGTGAAAAAGTGATCTCAGCATTCGGGGCGATGGTCGGTATTCTAGTGACCATTCTGATGACAAAATGGCTGTCACAGCATATTGCAATCAGTGCGGGTTCAGAGTTATTGATTATTGCCTCTTTTGGTGCCACTGCCGTATTGGTGTTTGCTGTCCCTCATGGTGCCTTATCACAACCATGGCAAGTGATTGCAGGTCATCTAATCTCTGCCGCCGTGGGTGTGACCTGCCAATATCTTCTTGGTGCCACGCCACTCGCAGCCGCTATTGCCGTGGGTTTGGCGGTGGGGCTGATGTATTACACCCGTTGCATACATCCACCAGGTGGTGCCACTGCTTTAAATGCTGTTATGGGCGGGGCTGGTATTACACAACTGGGCTACAGCTATTTGCTCTTCCCTGTGTTGGTGAATGTCATCGCTATCCTCATGGTGGCGATTATCTTTAATGCCTTATTTCACTGGCGACGCTACCCAGTCCATTTATCCAGGCAGACTAAAGAAGCTACTCATGTAAATTTACCATCGGAAGACGTTGCTCTGACTACCGAAGACTTTAATGCCGCTATTCGCGAGATGGATTCCTTTGTGGATTTAACCGAAGAAGGCTTAAGTGAACTCCTCGAAAAAGCCAAACAAAATGCCTTACTGCATATCGAGCATCCAGAAAAAATCAGCACAGGCAAGTTCTACAGCAATGGCAAAATTGGTCACACATGGGCTGTTCGCCGCGTGATAGATGAAGGCAAAGAAGGCAGTAAAAATGATGTGGTTATCTACAAAAACGTAGCCGGTAATGACCTATACAACACTGGAATGCTAGAACGCGAAGCCTTCCGTCAATGGGCCAAATTTGAAGTCTACGAACAAAATGGCCGCTGGTTGAGATTGAGCTAGCGAACATCACATATTTATCACTCGATCCTTCTGAATGTTGCTCAACAATTAAAACTATGGAATATTGACCTAATATCAATAGATTGCATTGCGGCTACTAGAATAGTTCGTAAAGGACTTAAATGAACACAGAAATGGATATTTCAATATGAACATCGCTTTTTATCTGAGACATACTCATTTCCAAGTGAATAAAGATTTGGCTCTATTTTTCCAACCCATTTCAACTTTCTGGCTCTATTTCTCAAAAAATTAATCATCGTTTCTTTTTTAATCAAATGCTTGGAGAGCTTAAAACGGAATTATGAAGCGACTTCTTTATATTTATTATGAAGCCAGAGGCTTCATAAAAGACGCTCTTAAAAATATGAATCCATACTACTGGAATACTTTATTTGTAATGCTGGTAAGTTTTCTTCCGGCAACTATTGCTAGAATAATGTATGTCGTTATACCGACTGATAACTTGAGATTTCCAATTAACCTTTTGATGGCTTCCTCATATTACTTACTAGTAATTGCATTTGGCTGTTTCTGTTTAAATTATTTCTTCTGGTTAAAGGGAAATGAATATAAAGTCGTTATTTCTGTTGTATTAGCAGTTATCACCGTTCTGTTTTGCTTTTTTATCGGTGGGTATTTTTCACTTCTCAACCATTTTGCTATTGGTGGTCACAAATGAAATTTTTAACAAGCGCTTCAAGTACGTTCGTTACGCTCACTTGAGACGACGCAATAAGTGCGTCGCTACTTAACCAGATCGTTGGGTATAAAAGAATATGGATGTTCTATCACACAAACAATTGTTAATAGCTACAATTTCACTATTTCCATACTCAATAGTCGGATTTTATGTTGTCTTACGTTTACTTAATGTAAAAGAAGAACTGCTAAAAAGAAGTGTTTTTCTATCATTACTGTTTACCGGTCTTTTGCTTTTCATACGTGTATCACTGGCGCTTACCATTCCAATTCTTAGTGGCTGGGCAACTGTAATTACTGCAGTGGCGTTTGCTCTTATCATTCCTAAATATCTAACTCTAAAAAACTGGCAAGCAATAGCTATACCTTTTGGCGTGTACGTTTTTGCTCACTTATTCTTAGCTCTGACGTTAATGGCTGTTTTTAATCTAGTTGCTAGATAACAAGGTCTACAAAACCTGATATTTAGGGTCAGTGTAAAAATCGGACCTTCTTGATTTCTTGCAATTCGTTACTGACTCATACACCTCATCAATTTACTAAATGAAACTCATCACTGAGTTCTCAGTCTGTACTCGTCTAAACATCAATTTCCCACTGAGGAGGAGAGTTTATGGATTATATTGGTCCCGTCAGCTCTGCTGTTATGGCCATTATCTGGCTTGTCTATCTACAGTTAATTCTTAGTCAATATCGCCGTAATAATCGGCCATATCTTATTTTTCACCATGCTCAAAATGAAAACCCCGATGCTTTATGTTTATTAGTGAATATGGGGGAGCGACCTGTTCATGTGGTGTGCGTACAAGCCGTGATAAAAATGACGTCCGGGGAAGAGCATAAGCTTGCTGTGACGGAGTTTGAACGTATTAATGTGACCGAGCAGGATGTGCAGCAAACATTGCGTCAAGGACCATTGCTGAATGGCGGTTATCTGATTTTGGGTACGTTTCAAGACATTATTCAAAAGACTCAAAATGAAATAGGTTTAAACGCTTCACTGGAAGACGTTGAGTGCCTGGAGTTAAGAGCGGCGGTAATTCATGCGCCAAGTAAACACCCTGTTGGGGCGAAGCGCGCATTTGTGTTGAAGCACAATACCGGCACTTGCGTTTATCCAAAAGACATCAACACGAGGCAGATGGTAAAGCGTAAAGACAAACAAGAAGTCGCGCAGTGGATAGAGTCAGAGCTCCACCCACGTGAGAATAATGGATAGTAATAGTGATAAGCGCGACGGTTCTGAGTTGGGTGCCAGCGTTGATTCAGTTTTTGTTTGCTGTGGTGGCGATGCACTTCATTGCCAGGCGGATGCAAGAAGCCATCTTTATTGAGAATCTCTCTTATGGTGAGGAAAAGTCGGGACTACTCGCTCTCTGGTTTTGGTCATTTTTCACTTTAGCTTGCTACGTTATTGTCGTGCTGAGTTTGATTTATCTACTTGATACATAGTTGTATTCCTGACCAGCTTTGCCCGTTCAGATTGATGTCGATGGGGCAATCTTAATGCCGTAAATCGCCAAAACCGACGTTTGTCTGTGCTTTCTAGTACCAAGGTACAATTGTTTGAGATATAAAAGCGATTTATTCTATACCTGTAATAAATTGATTCATCAATAAAGCCAACCTTGGTGTGAGCCAAGTACGGAAAGCTTCAGGTCTTTATGAGTAGTGGATAAAGATGGCTGGGTTGCACAACAACAAAGGCTTATGTAATGAAGTTATTTAGCAAAAATCTATTAATTGCACTTGGATTATTAATCATGGCGCCGTTGACTGCTAATGCAGCAACTGTCCACCTTGATGCAAAAACTAATACTAGTTCAAATGCTGTTGAGCTAAACCTGAAAGCAGGTACTTATTCAATAAGCCCATTCAAAGATGATACATACACAGCGTGGAATGCTTGGGGTAAAGTTCAAGGTTGTAGTGCTGATGGTACAGGTTGTTCTAAAGGCTGGGTTAACAACTACTCATTCACTACACCGTCTGGTACCACTAACATCATCACTAGTGATACTAATAGATATAAGACAGCGGATTTAGCACTGCTGAATGCGCTTGGTGCAACATTTACACTGTTATCAGATGCCACAGTTCAGTTCTTCATCAATGACAGTAATTACGGTGACAACATCGGCGGCATGTCATTAAACGTGTCAGCTGTGCCAGTTCCTGCTGCAGCGTTCTTATTTGCTCCTGCATTATTAGGTTTCATGGGCTTACGTCGTAAAGCTCAAAAAACAGTCGCTTAATACACAAACTGTTAAACCGATAAAAGCCGTAATGATTAAGTTCATTACGGCTTTTTTATTGCCTGATTGAAATATATGGCAAGATGATATGGCAAATGAGCCGTTTACTTTAAAGTCTAGAGAATAATATTCACGACGTTGGTGTAGAGATGATCGTCATTCACCCCCAAGAGTTAATTATATGAACATGGATCAGCCCGATGCCAACTCAGGCTATGCAGAAGAAACATTAACCTTTGAACAAACAAGCGAATTGCCAGGAAAGGTATTACTTGAGTTTGGTGCGCCCTGGTGTGGACATTGTCAGGCAGCAAGTGCGGCCATAACTGAAGTCGTTAATGAGCATGCGGATCTGAGCCATATCAAAATCTATGACGGCAAGGGCAAACGACTGGGCCGTGGGTTTAAGGTTAAGCTGTGGCCAACATTGATACTACTGCATGATGGTCAGGAAGTAGGCCGCTTGGTGCGGCCATTACGTGCTGACGAGGTTCGTGACTTAATGTCAAAACGCAACTGATGTTGTTACATAGTGGATGTTTTTTTCACTTTCTCGTCTCGCATTAACCATTCATTCAACCATTCAAGCCCGCCTGCTGTAACAATTGCTTTACCAGACATCAGATCATCAAGATTTTTAATATGTTTCTGATAAACCGCCATTTCCGTTTTGGGTATAGATTTCAGCATCGGTATTTTGGCGGTGATGGGGTTAACGGGTTTGTCATTGATGTGCAGTTCATAATGTAAATGTGGGCCGGTACTTCTCCCAGTGTTACCTGACAATGCAATGACTTGACCACGCGATACTTTTTGCCCTTTGCGAACAAGAATTTTGCTCAGGTGCAGGTATCTCGTCGAGAAGGCGCCAAACTCTTTAATCACCACATATTTTCCTGCATAGCGATGTGTTGCAACACGCAATACGACACCATCACCTGTTGAGATAACTTTAGTGCCAACAGGTGTGGCGAAATCAACACCGTTATGAGGTGAGACTCTTTTGGTGACAGGGTTTAAACGTCGAGGATTAAAAGAAGAGCTGATTCTGAACCGTTTTTCTGTCGGATAGCGGAGCAGTGCCGGTGTGAGGTTCTCACCATTTTTATCGTAGTAAATGCCATCGGTGTGCAGATAAGCACTTAGGTCCACTTTCTTACCATTAAAACGGATAGCAACAACGGTGTTATTGCCAATAGGCGTGTCATCGATGGTTTCTCGTTCCATCACCACCTGGAATTCATCACCAGCACGCAGATCTCGGCGGAAATTAATTTTGCTTTGCAGTAATTTTCTCACTGTCATGATGGTTTTATCAGTTAGGCCAGCATCGACAGCAGAAAGATAAAAACTGCCTTCAATCGTGCCTTTTAACACTTCTGTTTGCCATGATGTGGGTGTTAATTTCTCATCGTGAATGAAGTTGTTGTCATCACTTCTTTGATAAATGACCGTCTTTTTGGGATCAACCACCAGGGCTAACTCGGTGAGGTTGTGTTCTTTGTCTAAAGTAAAGATAAGTTGCTGGTCAGGATGTAAGACATCTGCATCGAGATACGCTTCATCGGCTTCGAGTATGTTGTAGAGCGTATTGATAGGAATGTTTAACTGATTGAATATCGTTTCAAGACTATCGCCGTCTTTTACCGTATAGCGTATATCCTGAGGTTGAGGCTCTACAGGCTCAACAGAAACTGGCTGTGAGTTCTCATCAGTGATGTGATTATTATCTGTATGACTCGAACTATCATTTGCAGCTATTTCAGCAGGCTTACTGTTATCTGATGTTATTTCTGTTACTTCAGCATTGTCACCTGGCTTATCACTAAAGAAATAGTTAAGAAGAGCAATCAATAAAATGATGAGTCCGACAAGGGTTACAGGCTTAGCATATGGACTAGGTGGGATTTGCTTCATAACGAATATTCATGATCAAAAAAATAG is a genomic window of Methylophaga thalassica containing:
- the mepM gene encoding murein DD-endopeptidase MepM encodes the protein MKQIPPSPYAKPVTLVGLIILLIALLNYFFSDKPGDNAEVTEITSDNSKPAEIAANDSSSHTDNNHITDENSQPVSVEPVEPQPQDIRYTVKDGDSLETIFNQLNIPINTLYNILEADEAYLDADVLHPDQQLIFTLDKEHNLTELALVVDPKKTVIYQRSDDNNFIHDEKLTPTSWQTEVLKGTIEGSFYLSAVDAGLTDKTIMTVRKLLQSKINFRRDLRAGDEFQVVMERETIDDTPIGNNTVVAIRFNGKKVDLSAYLHTDGIYYDKNGENLTPALLRYPTEKRFRISSSFNPRRLNPVTKRVSPHNGVDFATPVGTKVISTGDGVVLRVATHRYAGKYVVIKEFGAFSTRYLHLSKILVRKGQKVSRGQVIALSGNTGRSTGPHLHYELHINDKPVNPITAKIPMLKSIPKTEMAVYQKHIKNLDDLMSGKAIVTAGGLEWLNEWLMRDEKVKKTSTM
- a CDS encoding HPP family protein, with protein sequence MKHALKRLMLWLGIEKNRTSHSEKVISAFGAMVGILVTILMTKWLSQHIAISAGSELLIIASFGATAVLVFAVPHGALSQPWQVIAGHLISAAVGVTCQYLLGATPLAAAIAVGLAVGLMYYTRCIHPPGGATALNAVMGGAGITQLGYSYLLFPVLVNVIAILMVAIIFNALFHWRRYPVHLSRQTKEATHVNLPSEDVALTTEDFNAAIREMDSFVDLTEEGLSELLEKAKQNALLHIEHPEKISTGKFYSNGKIGHTWAVRRVIDEGKEGSKNDVVIYKNVAGNDLYNTGMLEREAFRQWAKFEVYEQNGRWLRLS
- a CDS encoding thioredoxin family protein gives rise to the protein MNMDQPDANSGYAEETLTFEQTSELPGKVLLEFGAPWCGHCQAASAAITEVVNEHADLSHIKIYDGKGKRLGRGFKVKLWPTLILLHDGQEVGRLVRPLRADEVRDLMSKRN